A region of Streptomyces sp. TG1A-60 DNA encodes the following proteins:
- the pcaC gene encoding 4-carboxymuconolactone decarboxylase, translating into MSETPSNTLQYRFDGPEEAPVLILGPSLGTTWHMWDRQVPELTRQWRVFRFDLPGHGGAPAYPGGSVTELAARLLATLDAVGVQRFGYAGCALGGALGIELALRHPDRLASLALIAASPRFGTADEFRQRGVIVRTNGLDPIARTSPDRWFTAGFAAAQPAITEWAVQMVRTTDPGCYIAACEALASFDVRAELGRIGVPTLVLVGSDDQVTGPAEARTLVAGVPDARLAVVPGASHLVPVEQPVAVTDLLVRHFSTAWQPAYDSTTGQIAILAAPAKPVLTAVPPQLGPVAEIAPAAAQPEATGRPDTYEAGLKVRREVLGDAHVDRALASADEFSGDFQEFITRYAWGEIWDRPGLDRRSRSCVTLTALVAGGHLDELAFHTRAALRNGLTPNEIKEVLLQAAVYCGVPAANSAFRVAQQVIREETTPQE; encoded by the coding sequence GTGAGTGAGACACCGTCGAACACCCTGCAATACCGCTTTGACGGGCCAGAAGAGGCTCCCGTCCTGATCCTGGGTCCCTCCCTGGGTACCACATGGCACATGTGGGACCGGCAGGTCCCGGAGCTGACCAGGCAGTGGCGGGTCTTCCGGTTCGACCTGCCGGGCCACGGCGGCGCGCCCGCGTACCCCGGCGGTTCGGTCACCGAGCTGGCCGCCCGGCTGCTGGCCACCCTGGACGCCGTCGGCGTGCAGCGCTTCGGCTACGCGGGCTGCGCCCTCGGTGGCGCCCTCGGGATCGAACTGGCGCTGCGCCACCCCGACCGCCTCGCCTCGCTCGCGCTGATCGCCGCCTCGCCCCGCTTCGGCACGGCCGACGAGTTCCGCCAGCGCGGGGTGATCGTCCGGACGAACGGACTCGACCCCATCGCCCGGACGTCCCCGGACCGCTGGTTCACCGCCGGGTTCGCGGCGGCGCAGCCCGCGATCACCGAGTGGGCCGTGCAGATGGTCCGTACCACCGACCCCGGTTGTTACATCGCGGCCTGCGAGGCGCTCGCCTCGTTCGACGTGCGCGCCGAACTCGGCCGCATCGGGGTGCCCACCCTCGTCCTCGTCGGCTCCGACGACCAGGTCACCGGCCCCGCCGAGGCCCGTACGCTCGTCGCGGGCGTCCCGGACGCCCGGCTCGCCGTCGTCCCCGGCGCCTCGCACCTCGTCCCGGTCGAGCAGCCCGTCGCGGTCACCGACCTCCTCGTACGGCACTTCTCCACGGCCTGGCAGCCCGCCTACGACTCGACGACCGGCCAGATCGCCATCCTCGCGGCACCGGCCAAGCCGGTTCTCACGGCGGTCCCGCCGCAGCTCGGACCCGTCGCCGAGATCGCCCCGGCCGCCGCCCAGCCCGAGGCGACGGGGAGACCGGACACGTACGAGGCGGGGCTCAAGGTCCGCCGCGAGGTGCTCGGCGACGCGCACGTCGACCGCGCGCTCGCCTCGGCGGACGAGTTCTCCGGCGACTTCCAGGAGTTCATCACCCGCTACGCCTGGGGCGAGATCTGGGACCGGCCCGGTCTCGACCGCCGCTCCCGCAGCTGCGTCACACTCACCGCCCTCGTCGCCGGCGGGCACCTTGACGAACTCGCCTTCCACACCCGCGCCGCCCTCCGCAACGGCCTCACCCCGAACGAGATCAAGGAAGTCCTGCTCCAGGCCGCCGTCTACTGCGGGGTGCCGGCCGCGAACAGCGCCTTCCGGGTGGCGCAGCAGGTCATCCGTGAGGAGACCACCCCGCAGGAGTGA
- a CDS encoding IS110 family transposase, whose product MPVRKLRGPSVLGNESFPATAAGYRQLLVWARKRGTVRRAGVEGTGTFGAGLSRYLVTQQIQVFEVNRPDRSARRLLGKSDPLDAQAAARAVLSGRARAQAKSGDGPVHSARIYKLAKDSAVKARTQAINQLKAVLIIADPALRERLSSLGNAELFRTCATLSPPDDEGDEDMVAQATHMTLRMLAERIEQLTGQINELNQRLTRLVERHAPQLLVPVGIGPDSAVTLLITMGDNPERLSTEASFAALCGVSPIEYSSGRRSTRRLNHGGDRQANAALHRIVFTRLRHDPRTQAYYERRTQEGKTRREIIRCLKRYAAREVFNLVRPVSSTPAL is encoded by the coding sequence GTGCCTGTCCGGAAACTTCGGGGCCCCTCAGTCCTGGGTAACGAGTCGTTTCCGGCCACGGCGGCCGGCTATCGGCAGCTGCTCGTGTGGGCCCGCAAGCGGGGGACGGTGCGCCGGGCCGGCGTGGAGGGCACCGGCACCTTCGGCGCGGGCCTGTCCCGCTACCTGGTGACCCAGCAGATCCAGGTGTTCGAAGTGAACCGGCCCGACCGGTCGGCCCGCCGGTTGCTCGGTAAGTCGGACCCGCTCGATGCGCAGGCCGCAGCGCGAGCCGTGCTCAGTGGTCGCGCCCGGGCCCAGGCCAAATCCGGCGACGGACCCGTGCACAGCGCCCGGATCTACAAACTCGCCAAGGACTCCGCGGTCAAGGCCCGCACCCAGGCGATCAACCAGCTCAAGGCCGTCCTGATCATCGCCGACCCCGCCCTGCGGGAACGGTTGTCGAGTTTGGGAAATGCTGAGCTGTTCCGCACCTGCGCGACGCTCAGCCCACCCGATGATGAGGGAGACGAGGACATGGTGGCCCAGGCCACCCACATGACGTTACGCATGCTCGCCGAGCGCATCGAACAGCTCACCGGGCAGATCAATGAGTTGAACCAGCGCCTGACCCGGCTCGTCGAACGTCACGCCCCACAGCTGCTCGTACCGGTGGGCATCGGTCCGGACAGCGCCGTCACTCTCCTGATCACCATGGGGGACAACCCCGAGCGGCTGAGCACCGAGGCGTCCTTTGCTGCCCTTTGCGGAGTCAGTCCCATCGAGTACTCCTCCGGCCGTCGGAGCACGCGCCGGCTCAACCACGGCGGCGACCGCCAGGCGAACGCGGCCCTCCACCGCATCGTGTTCACTCGCCTGCGCCACGACCCGCGCACCCAGGCGTACTACGAACGCCGCACCCAGGAGGGCAAGACCCGACGTGAGATCATCCGATGCCTCAAGCGATACGCAGCCCGCGAGGTATTCAACCTGGTCAGACCGGTTTCAAGCACCCCCGCGTTATAG
- a CDS encoding IS3 family transposase (programmed frameshift), whose protein sequence is MAPPSKYSPEFREEAVQIALRSSKTISEVARELELNSETLRGWVKKYQKQQEPAPDAELTVNERARLKELERRNRELEMEVTFLKKAAGVLREGSPVASKYEFIDEMRLDTEKYAYSVEFMCGRLGVSRSGYYDWRSRPESATAQRREELKLLIEKAFDMSDSTYGHRRIQAQLHRWGVAAGVELVRRLMRELGLVPCLPRPKRFNLTQAAAGQVPDLVGRDFTADAPGEKLVGDITYIATGEGWLYLATVIDCCTKEVIGYAMDDHYQTSLISRAIRNAARNRNLSAGATFHSDRGSNYMSAEFGKTLDRFGFRRSAGRTGICFDNAMAESFFGALKNERVSRVTYLTREDARQDITRYIEFWYNRKRLHSAVGYRPPREVHAEYEKLRIAA, encoded by the exons GTGGCGCCACCCAGTAAGTACTCGCCGGAGTTCCGCGAGGAAGCCGTCCAGATCGCGTTGAGGTCAAGCAAGACGATCTCCGAAGTCGCCCGGGAGCTTGAGCTGAACTCGGAGACGCTACGCGGCTGGGTGAAGAAGTACCAGAAGCAGCAGGAACCGGCCCCCGACGCGGAACTGACGGTGAACGAGCGAGCGCGCCTGAAGGAACTCGAACGACGCAACCGCGAGCTGGAGATGGAAGTTACCTTCCTGAAAAAAGCCGCAG GCGTACTTCGCGAAGGATCCCCGGTAGCAAGCAAGTACGAGTTCATCGACGAGATGCGGCTCGACACCGAGAAGTACGCATACAGCGTCGAGTTCATGTGCGGCCGACTCGGCGTCTCCAGATCCGGCTACTACGACTGGCGATCCCGCCCGGAATCCGCGACAGCTCAGCGGCGCGAAGAACTGAAATTGCTCATCGAGAAAGCCTTCGACATGTCCGACAGCACCTACGGGCACCGGCGCATCCAGGCCCAGCTGCACCGCTGGGGCGTCGCCGCGGGCGTGGAGTTGGTCCGCCGCCTCATGCGCGAACTGGGCCTGGTGCCCTGCCTGCCACGGCCGAAGAGGTTCAACCTCACTCAGGCTGCGGCCGGCCAGGTGCCGGACCTCGTCGGCCGCGACTTCACCGCGGATGCGCCCGGTGAAAAGCTCGTCGGTGACATTACTTATATCGCGACAGGGGAAGGCTGGCTGTACCTCGCAACGGTCATCGACTGCTGCACGAAAGAAGTGATCGGTTACGCGATGGACGACCACTACCAAACCTCACTGATATCCAGGGCGATCCGTAACGCGGCACGGAACAGGAACCTCTCGGCCGGCGCGACATTTCACTCGGATCGCGGAAGTAACTACATGTCAGCCGAGTTCGGGAAGACGCTCGACCGGTTCGGGTTCCGCAGATCTGCCGGCCGCACCGGAATCTGTTTCGACAACGCCATGGCCGAATCATTCTTCGGCGCCCTGAAGAACGAGCGCGTATCAAGGGTGACTTACCTGACCCGCGAGGACGCCCGGCAGGACATCACTCGCTACATCGAATTCTGGTACAATCGCAAACGCCTCCACTCGGCGGTGGGTTACCGCCCTCCGCGCGAAGTCCACGCCGAGTATGAGAAGTTGCGAATCGCCGCGTGA
- a CDS encoding ISAs1 family transposase: protein MPAAPSSPIPAALAKLGPLHQHGTGCLRAHLQRVPDPRSRRGRWYPLVGLLLICACAVVSGARTVTEITEWGQRATTTVLERLGIRRHLPGRRRAPSHATLTRLLAALDGDALDSAIGAYLAERDHTANAGRGTGSAPRPAIAVDGKALSGSAHRQQRHRHLLSAVTHAPTVTLAQREVGAKTNETAAFRPLLEPLDLTGTVVTFDALHSVKDQVRWLVREKKAHYIAVIKGNQPTASAQLKALPWEQVPVAHTVSGTGHGRRESRSVKTMAIAANLGGIAFPEARLALRIHRRRQESGKRQTRETVYAVTSLDTHQASPADLGGYVRGHWGIENSSHHVRDVVFAEDASTVHTGSAPRAMAALRNLAIGRLRLLGADNIAKTTRAIRDAPEHAIWIWGITDSPLLPGT, encoded by the coding sequence GTGCCTGCCGCTCCATCCTCCCCGATCCCTGCCGCCCTGGCGAAACTGGGCCCCCTGCACCAGCACGGCACCGGCTGCCTGCGTGCCCACCTCCAGCGCGTACCCGACCCGCGTTCGCGTCGCGGGCGGTGGTATCCCCTGGTCGGCTTGCTGCTGATCTGCGCCTGCGCAGTCGTCTCCGGCGCCCGGACCGTCACCGAGATCACCGAGTGGGGACAGCGTGCCACCACCACGGTGCTGGAACGACTCGGAATCCGCAGGCACTTGCCCGGACGTCGCCGTGCCCCGTCCCATGCCACCCTCACCCGGCTCCTTGCCGCCCTCGACGGCGATGCCCTGGACAGCGCGATCGGCGCCTACCTGGCCGAACGCGACCACACCGCGAACGCCGGCCGCGGCACCGGCTCTGCGCCACGGCCGGCGATCGCGGTGGACGGCAAGGCACTGTCCGGCTCCGCGCACCGGCAGCAGCGCCACCGGCACCTGCTGTCCGCCGTCACTCACGCCCCCACCGTCACCCTGGCCCAGCGGGAAGTGGGTGCCAAGACCAACGAGACGGCCGCCTTCCGTCCGCTGCTGGAACCACTCGACCTGACCGGCACCGTGGTCACCTTCGACGCCCTGCACAGCGTCAAGGACCAGGTGCGCTGGCTGGTGCGGGAGAAGAAAGCCCACTACATCGCGGTGATCAAGGGAAACCAGCCGACCGCGTCTGCCCAGCTCAAGGCCCTGCCATGGGAGCAGGTGCCCGTAGCTCACACCGTCTCGGGGACCGGGCACGGGCGGCGGGAGTCCCGCTCGGTCAAGACCATGGCCATCGCGGCGAACCTGGGCGGGATCGCCTTCCCGGAAGCACGGCTGGCTCTGCGCATCCACCGGCGCCGCCAGGAGAGCGGCAAGCGGCAGACCCGGGAGACGGTCTACGCCGTCACCAGCCTCGATACCCACCAGGCCAGCCCTGCTGACCTGGGCGGATACGTGCGCGGCCACTGGGGAATCGAAAATTCCAGCCACCATGTCAGAGATGTGGTGTTCGCCGAGGACGCCTCCACCGTCCACACCGGCAGCGCGCCGCGGGCGATGGCCGCTCTGCGGAACCTGGCCATCGGCAGGCTGCGGCTGCTGGGAGCGGACAACATCGCCAAGACCACCCGAGCGATCCGGGACGCACCCGAACACGCCATCTGGATCTGGGGCATCACCGACAGCCCGCTCCTACCGGGAACTTGA
- a CDS encoding IS5 family transposase: protein MTDAEWAEVRAAMPVPAWLLKRGGRPEAYCHRTMLDAVRYLVDNGVKWTALPVDFPYWRAVYDFFRRWRAYDYARELYERLRCSARERAGRNAEPSAGIIDSQSVDASETVGEDSRGYDGGKSRDGRKRHILTDTEGLLLEVTVTTADVHDSKAAPALLETFMQQPGRLLQLVWVDSAYQGPALAKAFARHGVRTEVVRRSDGQRGFVVLARRWVVERTLSWLARSRRLNRDHERRPDHHAQMVWWAAVIRLSRRLAADAPRWPEKRPGRLLRARA from the coding sequence ATGACGGATGCGGAGTGGGCCGAGGTCCGCGCCGCGATGCCGGTGCCGGCCTGGCTCCTGAAGCGGGGCGGGCGTCCGGAGGCGTACTGCCACCGGACAATGCTCGACGCGGTGCGCTACCTGGTCGACAACGGCGTGAAGTGGACGGCTCTGCCGGTCGATTTCCCGTACTGGCGGGCGGTCTACGACTTCTTCCGCCGCTGGCGGGCCTACGACTATGCGCGTGAACTGTACGAACGCCTGCGATGTTCGGCGAGGGAGCGCGCCGGCCGCAACGCCGAGCCCAGTGCGGGCATCATCGACAGTCAGTCGGTGGACGCCTCCGAGACCGTCGGCGAGGACAGCCGCGGATACGACGGCGGCAAGTCACGTGACGGCCGCAAGCGTCACATCCTGACCGACACCGAGGGCCTGCTCCTGGAAGTGACCGTGACCACGGCCGATGTGCACGACTCCAAGGCCGCCCCCGCACTGCTGGAGACGTTCATGCAGCAGCCGGGCCGGCTGCTGCAACTGGTGTGGGTCGACAGCGCCTACCAGGGTCCGGCGCTGGCGAAGGCGTTCGCCCGTCACGGAGTCCGGACCGAGGTCGTGCGCCGCTCCGACGGACAACGCGGATTTGTCGTACTGGCCCGCAGGTGGGTCGTGGAGCGGACGCTGAGCTGGCTGGCCCGCTCACGCCGCCTCAACCGCGACCACGAACGCCGCCCCGACCACCATGCCCAGATGGTGTGGTGGGCCGCCGTGATCAGACTTTCCCGGCGCCTGGCCGCAGACGCTCCGCGCTGGCCGGAGAAGCGTCCCGGCCGACTGCTCCGGGCGCGGGCATGA
- a CDS encoding ISAs1 family transposase produces MGVFLADTRRTTTDESATRSRQVIAVDGKALKGSSHLGTPRRHLLSAVTHAPVATLNQVEVSAKTNEVRHFKPLLSPLNLAGAVVTFDALHSVKASITWLIETKKAHYIAVIKTSQPTAYAQLAALPWADIAVQHSASQTRHGRRESRSIKTCAITDNLGGIAFPHAALAVRVHRRRKPADKPESRENLYAVTSLDAHQAGPAALAAAIRGHWGIENSSHHIRDVTFAEDASTVHAGSAPRAMADGFRNLAIGILKLLGAENIAKTTRAIRHDPEQALAILGITNNPDYHGT; encoded by the coding sequence GTGGGCGTCTTCCTGGCCGACACCCGCCGCACCACCACGGACGAGTCCGCCACCCGATCGCGGCAGGTCATCGCCGTGGACGGCAAGGCCCTCAAGGGCTCCTCCCACCTGGGTACGCCGCGCCGGCACCTGCTCTCGGCCGTCACACACGCACCCGTGGCCACGCTCAACCAGGTTGAGGTCAGTGCGAAGACGAACGAGGTGCGCCACTTCAAACCCTTGCTGTCGCCGCTGAACCTGGCTGGCGCCGTCGTCACCTTCGATGCCCTGCACTCGGTAAAGGCCAGCATCACCTGGCTCATCGAGACGAAGAAGGCGCACTACATCGCCGTGATCAAGACCAGCCAGCCCACCGCGTACGCCCAGCTCGCCGCCCTACCCTGGGCCGACATCGCCGTCCAGCACAGCGCCTCACAGACCAGGCACGGCCGCCGCGAGTCCCGCTCGATCAAGACCTGCGCCATCACCGACAACCTCGGCGGCATCGCCTTCCCCCACGCGGCGCTCGCCGTCCGCGTCCACCGCCGACGCAAGCCCGCCGACAAGCCCGAGAGCCGCGAGAACCTCTACGCCGTCACCAGCCTCGACGCCCACCAGGCCGGACCGGCCGCGCTGGCCGCCGCGATCCGCGGGCACTGGGGCATCGAGAACTCCTCGCACCACATCCGGGACGTGACCTTTGCCGAGGACGCCTCGACCGTGCACGCCGGCAGCGCACCCCGCGCCATGGCCGACGGCTTCCGTAACCTCGCCATCGGCATCCTCAAGCTCCTCGGAGCCGAAAACATCGCCAAGACCACCCGCGCCATCCGCCACGACCCCGAACAAGCACTCGCCATTCTGGGCATCACCAACAACCCGGACTACCACGGAACTTGA
- a CDS encoding LacI family DNA-binding transcriptional regulator, producing the protein MTSIAGRPATAADVAAVAGVSRATVSHILGGRASSFSESTREKVIAAARQLDYRPSPAGRNLVTGRGDTIVALAPNSTIGQNQQDALDRLTADAGSLSGNVVLRFTDEDPDATVSSLLRLRPLAVVDLGALPQEARDRLAQQGVPTVPRIDQDSQTAHLDLDIAEMQVSELQRRGRRPIVYAGLLDQRPDPFSDRRFVMFQDISRALGLSEPIRVDIPVDPDGAFHALAPMLPDSPVGVAAYNDTVALAVASVARRLTLAIPDDVAIIGVDNTPAMQLVSPRITSIDVNMDAYIDQAVAELVGYLKLDILLPPRSRQRPLELIRGDSS; encoded by the coding sequence ATGACGAGCATCGCCGGTCGACCCGCCACAGCCGCGGATGTGGCTGCCGTCGCCGGAGTCTCCCGCGCCACCGTCAGCCACATCCTGGGCGGGCGGGCCAGCAGCTTCAGCGAAAGCACACGAGAGAAAGTGATCGCTGCTGCTCGCCAGCTCGACTACCGCCCCTCCCCGGCCGGCCGCAACCTGGTCACAGGCCGTGGCGACACCATCGTCGCGCTGGCGCCAAACTCAACGATCGGTCAGAACCAGCAAGACGCCCTCGACCGCCTCACCGCAGACGCCGGCTCTCTCTCTGGCAACGTGGTCCTCCGCTTCACGGACGAGGATCCCGACGCGACGGTGTCGTCCCTGCTGCGGCTACGGCCACTCGCTGTCGTCGACCTGGGCGCGCTCCCCCAGGAGGCGCGAGACAGACTCGCCCAACAGGGTGTGCCAACCGTGCCGCGGATTGATCAGGACTCGCAAACCGCGCACCTCGATCTTGATATCGCCGAGATGCAGGTCTCTGAACTGCAGCGGCGCGGTCGGCGACCAATCGTGTACGCCGGACTCCTCGACCAACGCCCGGACCCTTTCAGCGATCGACGGTTCGTGATGTTTCAGGACATCTCTCGCGCCCTCGGACTCAGCGAGCCCATTCGAGTCGATATCCCTGTCGACCCGGATGGCGCGTTCCACGCCCTCGCACCCATGCTCCCCGACTCGCCGGTCGGAGTCGCCGCGTACAACGACACAGTCGCGCTCGCTGTCGCCTCCGTCGCCCGACGCCTCACGCTCGCGATTCCCGACGATGTCGCGATCATTGGAGTCGACAACACCCCCGCCATGCAGCTGGTGTCGCCCCGCATCACCAGCATCGACGTCAACATGGACGCCTATATCGACCAGGCCGTCGCGGAGTTGGTCGGATACCTCAAGCTGGACATTCTGCTTCCACCTCGTTCTCGACAGCGACCTCTCGAGCTCATTCGCGGCGATTCCTCCTGA
- a CDS encoding MFS transporter: MKLRKGYLSVLILSYCALYVAWIAPTAFSLAIRIEQIAPDIKDTAIAIAVGAPSLIVLVTGPLVGVLSDKTRLRFGRRRTWMLAGMLMGLLGSVLVGLSENIGLLIAAWTLAFIGYTAAGGMFVTHLGDKLPEQQRGKVAGFTGAVTQIAPVVGVAIAGAFSAMPLAMFAAPSAIAFILGLAFIVVMKDDPAPADSSKINFRQLVQGFYFNPRRHPDFAWVWISRFFIFLALSIMSLYTVYLLGDRLALEPGALAGLVATGGLLGIGVAITGSILSGAISDRIRRRKPFIVIAGILLAGGLVVTATLTSITQFYIGSLVAVFGVGIFGAIDQAIGLDTLPSDQGQNGRFLGIFNLANQLAQGVGPFLAAAILSLLGGDYTGVYIVAAAFAVVGGLLVLGVRPGRPTTVSIPVPKI, from the coding sequence GTGAAGCTCCGCAAGGGTTACCTGTCGGTTCTGATCCTGAGTTACTGCGCCCTGTACGTGGCGTGGATCGCGCCGACGGCGTTCTCGCTGGCGATCCGAATCGAACAGATCGCACCCGACATCAAGGACACGGCGATTGCGATCGCGGTCGGTGCGCCCTCGCTGATCGTGCTCGTCACCGGGCCCTTGGTCGGCGTCCTCAGTGACAAGACCCGGCTTCGTTTCGGGCGGCGCCGGACGTGGATGCTGGCGGGAATGCTCATGGGCCTCCTCGGCTCGGTCCTCGTCGGGTTGTCGGAGAACATCGGCCTGCTGATCGCCGCGTGGACACTCGCCTTCATCGGCTATACGGCAGCGGGCGGCATGTTCGTCACGCACCTCGGTGACAAGCTGCCCGAGCAGCAGCGCGGCAAGGTCGCGGGTTTCACGGGAGCCGTGACGCAGATCGCCCCGGTGGTCGGTGTCGCCATCGCAGGGGCATTCAGCGCCATGCCGCTGGCCATGTTCGCAGCGCCCTCCGCGATCGCCTTCATCCTCGGCCTCGCGTTCATCGTCGTGATGAAGGACGATCCTGCACCGGCAGACAGCTCGAAGATCAACTTCCGTCAGCTCGTACAGGGGTTCTACTTCAACCCTCGCCGCCACCCGGACTTCGCGTGGGTGTGGATCAGCCGGTTCTTCATCTTCCTCGCCCTGTCGATCATGTCCCTCTACACCGTGTATCTGCTCGGTGATCGCCTCGCGCTCGAGCCGGGCGCGCTCGCGGGCCTCGTTGCTACGGGCGGACTGCTCGGCATCGGCGTCGCGATCACCGGATCGATCCTCAGCGGTGCGATCTCGGACCGCATCCGGCGTCGCAAGCCGTTCATCGTCATCGCAGGCATCCTCCTCGCGGGCGGACTGGTCGTCACGGCGACACTCACCTCCATCACGCAGTTCTACATCGGGTCGCTGGTCGCGGTATTCGGTGTGGGCATCTTCGGAGCCATCGATCAGGCCATCGGACTGGACACCCTGCCCAGCGACCAGGGACAGAACGGACGCTTCCTCGGAATCTTCAACCTCGCCAACCAGCTGGCACAGGGCGTGGGCCCGTTCCTCGCCGCGGCGATTCTGTCCCTTCTCGGCGGGGACTACACCGGCGTGTACATCGTTGCCGCAGCGTTCGCCGTGGTCGGTGGACTGCTGGTCCTCGGGGTTCGACCCGGACGGCCCACCACCGTCAGCATCCCTGTCCCGAAGATCTGA